The window CGGTCGCCGAAGTGCTGCAGCAGGTGAAGGCCGGCCTCGGGCAATGACGTTCGTGCGTCTGGACCGTGCGGAGGAAGAGGTCTCCGAGGGGTCCGTCGCCCAACCGGAGCGTCCGAGGGGCCGGCTTCGTCGCCGGCTCCTCGGGGGCCCCCGCTGGGTGGGGTGGGTCTTCGTGCTCCCCGGGCTCATCGGCCTGGCAGTATTCATCGTCATTCCGCAGGTCGCCTCGCTGATCTTGGGTTTCTCGGATTCGACCCTGCTGGGAGGCACCCAGTTCACCGGCACGGAGAACTACGTCCGGCTGCTGAGCGACCCGCAGTTCCTCAACAGCGTCCTGGTGACCGCGATCTTCGTGCTCATCTACGTCCCGGCCAACATCGCGATCTCGATGGCGATGGCGCTGTGGCTGAAGACGCGCATCGCGGGCCGCAACTGGCTCCGCGTGATCTTCCTGATCCCGGCGCTGTCACCGATGGTGGCGAACGCCGCGGTCTTCCGGTTGCTGTTCCAGAAGGACGGCGCCGTGAACCAGGCGCTGGCGGGGATCGGACTGGCCCCGATCCCGTGGCTTAGCGACGGGAATTGGGCGCTGGCCGTCGTGATCGGCGTCTCGCTCTGGCAGTCCTTCGGGTACAACATGATCGTGCTCGGCGCTGGTATCGATTCGATCAGCCCCGACGTCATCGCTGCATCGCGGATCGACGGGGCGGGCCGGTTCCGTCGCTTCTTCTCGATCACGCTGCCGCTGGTCAGCCCTGCCCTGTTCTTCACCACCGTGCTCACCGTGATCGGCGCCTGGCAGACCTTCGCCCAGGCTTACGTGATCACCGGCGGGGGCCCGGGCAACAGCACGATGACGATCATGCTGTACCTCTACCAGACCGCCTTCACGAACAACCAGCTGGGCTATGCGTCGGCCATCGCGACCGTCCTGTTCGTGATCATCGCGGTCTTCACGCTGTTCCAACTCTGGGGACAGAGGAAGTGGGTCCACTATGACTGAGAACCGGCTCCCGGCCCCCGGCTCGCGCTGGCGCCGTCGCGGGAGGACCATCGGGTTCGCGGCGAACACCACGGCGGCGTGGCTGTTCGCGCTGGTGTTCTCGTTCCCGTTGATCTGGACGTTCTTCACCGCGCTGAAGCCGGCGAACGAGGTGTTCGCGGCGCAGATCACCTTCATCGGCTCGAAGGTGCTCTGGTCCAACTTCGTGGACGCCTGGACCGAGGTCGACTTCGGGCGGCTGATGATCAACAGCCTGGTCGTCGCGGCCATCTCGACGGTGCTCACCCTGATCGTGGCGACACTCACGGCGTTCGCGTTCGCGCGGCTGCGCTTCCCCGGACGCAGCGCGATCTTCCTCCTGTTCGTCATCACGCTGACGCTGCCGAGCGAGGTCGCCGTCGTCCCCCTGTTCCTCGGTTTCGACCAGGCCGGACTGGCCGACACCTGGGTGGCTCTCATCCTGCCGGGTCTGTTCGGGGCCTTCGGCGCGTTCCTGCTCCGGCAGTTCATGCTGCAGATCCCCGCGGAGCTGGAGGAGGCCGCCCGTCTCGACGGCGCATCCACCTGGCGCATCCTGATCAGCGTCATCGTGCCGCTCGTGCGGCCGGCGCTCTCGGTTCTGGCGATCTTCGCCTTCCTGGGCAGCTGGAACAGCTTCCTCTGGCCGTTGATCATCCTCAACAGCGCGGAGAAGTGGACCATCCCGATCGGGATCGCCGGATTCACGACCCAGACCGGCACGCAATGGCAGCTGCTCATGGCCGCGTGCGTGATGACGATCGCCCCCGTGGTGCTCGTCGTCGCGTTCGCACAGAGACAACTGGTGGCCGCGATCGGCGC is drawn from Leifsonia shinshuensis and contains these coding sequences:
- a CDS encoding sugar ABC transporter permease, with protein sequence MTFVRLDRAEEEVSEGSVAQPERPRGRLRRRLLGGPRWVGWVFVLPGLIGLAVFIVIPQVASLILGFSDSTLLGGTQFTGTENYVRLLSDPQFLNSVLVTAIFVLIYVPANIAISMAMALWLKTRIAGRNWLRVIFLIPALSPMVANAAVFRLLFQKDGAVNQALAGIGLAPIPWLSDGNWALAVVIGVSLWQSFGYNMIVLGAGIDSISPDVIAASRIDGAGRFRRFFSITLPLVSPALFFTTVLTVIGAWQTFAQAYVITGGGPGNSTMTIMLYLYQTAFTNNQLGYASAIATVLFVIIAVFTLFQLWGQRKWVHYD
- a CDS encoding carbohydrate ABC transporter permease; protein product: MTENRLPAPGSRWRRRGRTIGFAANTTAAWLFALVFSFPLIWTFFTALKPANEVFAAQITFIGSKVLWSNFVDAWTEVDFGRLMINSLVVAAISTVLTLIVATLTAFAFARLRFPGRSAIFLLFVITLTLPSEVAVVPLFLGFDQAGLADTWVALILPGLFGAFGAFLLRQFMLQIPAELEEAARLDGASTWRILISVIVPLVRPALSVLAIFAFLGSWNSFLWPLIILNSAEKWTIPIGIAGFTTQTGTQWQLLMAACVMTIAPVVLVVAFAQRQLVAAIGAGAFGGR